The following coding sequences are from one Streptomyces dengpaensis window:
- a CDS encoding transglycosylase family protein: protein MLFSSKVKRRRPSVFHRTTRVAALAGVAISAPLVASGTASAATASEWDAVAQCEAGGNWSINTGNGFYGGLQFSPSTWAAYGGTAYAPTADQASKSEQIAIGEKVLAGQGKGAWPNCGTSLSSTPYDGGTSSGSSAPAGTTDTRTTEQPASRSAERPAAEATVTTPTGEKVKKGDGEYKVVEGDTLGAIAEKKNVKGGWQKLFELNKDIIDDADVIYPGQQLHLS, encoded by the coding sequence ATGCTGTTTTCCAGCAAGGTCAAGCGCCGCCGCCCGTCCGTCTTCCACCGGACCACCCGTGTCGCCGCGCTCGCCGGTGTCGCCATCAGCGCCCCGCTGGTGGCGTCCGGCACCGCTTCCGCCGCCACCGCCTCCGAGTGGGACGCCGTCGCCCAGTGCGAGGCCGGCGGCAACTGGTCCATCAACACGGGCAACGGCTTCTACGGCGGCCTGCAGTTCTCGCCCTCCACCTGGGCCGCGTACGGCGGCACCGCCTACGCCCCCACCGCCGACCAGGCCTCCAAGTCCGAGCAGATCGCCATCGGCGAGAAGGTCCTCGCCGGGCAGGGCAAGGGCGCCTGGCCGAACTGCGGCACGAGCCTGTCCAGCACCCCGTACGACGGGGGTACGAGCAGCGGCTCCAGCGCGCCGGCCGGCACCACCGACACCCGTACGACGGAGCAGCCGGCCTCCCGTTCGGCCGAGCGCCCGGCCGCCGAGGCGACCGTCACCACCCCGACCGGTGAGAAGGTCAAGAAGGGTGACGGCGAGTACAAGGTCGTCGAGGGCGACACCCTCGGCGCGATCGCGGAGAAGAAGAACGTCAAGGGCGGCTGGCAGAAGCTGTTCGAGCTGAACAAGGACATCATCGACGACGCGGACGTCATCTACCCGGGTCAGCAGCTGCACCTCAGCTGA
- the eno gene encoding phosphopyruvate hydratase produces the protein MPSIDVVVAREILDSRGNPTVEVEVGLDDGSTGRAAVPSGASTGAFEAIELRDGDPNRYQGKGVEKAVLAVIEQIGPELVGYDATEQRLIDQAMFDLDATDNKGSLGANAILGVSLAVAHAASEASDLPLFRYLGGPNAHLLPVPMMNILNGGSHADSNVDIQEFMIAPIGAESFSEALRWGTEVYHTLKKVLKSKGLSTGLGDEGGFAPNLGSNREALDLILEAIKEAGYTPGEQIALALDVAASEFYKDGSYLFEGKERSAAEMTEYYAELVDAYPLVSIEDPLFEDDWAGWKVITDKLGDKVQLVGDDLFVTNPERLARGIEDGAANALLVKVNQIGSLTETLDAVELAQRNGFKCMMSHRSGETEDVTIADLAVATNCGQIKTGAPARSERVAKYNQLLRIEEILDDAAVYAGRSAFPRFKG, from the coding sequence GTGCCGTCCATCGACGTCGTCGTAGCCCGGGAAATCCTCGACTCGCGAGGCAACCCCACCGTCGAGGTCGAGGTCGGCCTCGACGACGGCAGCACGGGTCGTGCCGCCGTCCCGTCCGGCGCCTCCACCGGCGCCTTCGAGGCCATCGAGCTCCGCGACGGTGACCCCAACCGCTACCAGGGCAAGGGTGTCGAGAAGGCCGTCCTCGCGGTCATCGAGCAGATCGGCCCGGAGCTCGTCGGTTACGACGCCACCGAGCAGCGCCTGATCGACCAGGCGATGTTCGACCTGGACGCCACCGACAACAAGGGCTCGCTCGGCGCCAACGCCATCCTCGGCGTCTCGCTCGCCGTCGCCCACGCCGCCTCCGAGGCGTCCGACCTCCCCCTCTTCCGCTACCTGGGCGGCCCGAACGCGCACCTGCTGCCCGTTCCGATGATGAACATCCTGAACGGCGGCTCGCACGCCGACTCCAACGTGGACATCCAGGAGTTCATGATCGCCCCGATCGGCGCGGAGTCCTTCTCCGAGGCGCTGCGCTGGGGCACCGAGGTCTACCACACCCTCAAGAAGGTCCTGAAGAGCAAGGGCCTGTCCACCGGCCTCGGCGACGAGGGCGGCTTCGCCCCGAACCTCGGCTCCAACCGCGAGGCCCTCGACCTCATCCTCGAGGCGATCAAGGAGGCCGGTTACACCCCCGGCGAGCAGATCGCCCTGGCGCTCGACGTCGCCGCGTCCGAGTTCTACAAGGACGGTTCCTACCTCTTCGAGGGCAAGGAGCGCTCCGCCGCCGAGATGACCGAGTACTACGCCGAGCTCGTCGACGCGTACCCGCTCGTCTCCATCGAGGACCCGCTGTTCGAGGACGACTGGGCCGGCTGGAAGGTCATCACCGACAAGCTCGGCGACAAGGTCCAGCTCGTCGGCGACGACCTGTTCGTCACCAACCCGGAGCGCCTGGCCCGCGGCATCGAGGACGGCGCGGCCAACGCCCTGCTGGTCAAGGTGAACCAGATCGGTTCGCTGACCGAGACCCTGGACGCCGTCGAGCTGGCCCAGCGCAACGGCTTCAAGTGCATGATGTCCCACCGCTCCGGCGAGACCGAGGACGTCACGATCGCCGACCTGGCCGTCGCCACCAACTGCGGCCAGATCAAGACCGGCGCACCGGCCCGCTCCGAGCGCGTCGCCAAGTACAACCAGCTGCTGCGCATCGAGGAGATCCTCGACGACGCCGCGGTGTACGCCGGCCGCAGCGCCTTCCCGCGATTCAAGGGCTGA
- a CDS encoding FtsB family cell division protein — MAVKDRDRFSTATRLRLLGEQTAARVYRSQTKRQARRSRLTGRAALLALVLCSLIVALAYPIRQYVSQRAEIADQERQREQARERVEQLRDLKARWQDDAYAEQRIRERLHYVMPGETGYVVIDPDAAKQSRTDLGAADRPWYANLWDGVDKADAADR; from the coding sequence ATGGCCGTGAAGGACCGGGACCGGTTCTCCACCGCGACCAGGCTGCGGCTGCTCGGCGAGCAGACGGCGGCCCGGGTCTACCGCTCCCAGACCAAACGCCAGGCCCGCCGTTCGCGGCTCACGGGACGGGCAGCGCTTCTGGCCCTCGTCCTCTGCTCCCTGATCGTGGCCCTCGCGTACCCGATAAGGCAGTACGTGTCCCAGCGCGCCGAGATCGCCGATCAGGAGCGGCAGCGGGAGCAGGCCCGCGAGCGGGTCGAGCAGCTGCGCGACCTCAAGGCACGCTGGCAGGACGATGCCTACGCCGAGCAGCGGATCCGGGAGCGGCTGCACTATGTAATGCCGGGCGAGACCGGCTACGTCGTGATCGACCCGGACGCGGCGAAGCAGTCCCGCACCGACCTGGGGGCGGCCGACCGTCCCTGGTACGCCAACCTCTGGGACGGCGTGGACAAGGCCGACGCCGCCGACCGGTGA
- a CDS encoding DUF501 domain-containing protein has translation METPPPPTPRTEPTDADVEAFKQQLGRPPRGLRAIAHRCPCGQPDVVETAPRLPDGTPFPTTYYLTCPRAASAIGTLEANGVMKEMTERLATDPELAAAYRAAHEDYIARRDSIEVLEGFPSAGGMPDRVKCLHVLVAHSLAAGPGVNPLGDEAIAMLPEWWAKGACVVPETGD, from the coding sequence ATGGAAACGCCACCGCCGCCCACCCCGCGCACCGAGCCGACCGACGCGGACGTCGAGGCCTTCAAGCAGCAGCTCGGCCGGCCGCCGCGCGGGTTGCGCGCGATCGCGCACCGGTGCCCGTGCGGGCAGCCGGACGTCGTCGAGACGGCGCCGCGTCTTCCCGACGGGACGCCGTTCCCGACGACGTACTACCTGACGTGTCCGCGGGCCGCGTCCGCGATCGGCACGCTCGAGGCCAACGGCGTCATGAAGGAGATGACGGAGCGGCTGGCGACCGACCCCGAGCTGGCCGCCGCGTACCGGGCCGCCCACGAGGACTACATCGCGCGCCGCGACTCCATCGAGGTGCTGGAGGGCTTCCCGAGCGCGGGCGGCATGCCGGACCGCGTGAAGTGCCTGCACGTGCTGGTGGCCCACTCGCTGGCCGCGGGCCCGGGCGTGAACCCCCTCGGCGACGAGGCGATCGCGATGCTGCCGGAGTGGTGGGCCAAGGGGGCGTGCGTGGTCCCGGAGACCGGGGACTGA
- a CDS encoding Ppx/GppA phosphatase family protein: MTRVAAIDCGTNSIRLLVADADPDTGELVELDRRMIIVRLGQGVDRTGRLAPEALERTFAACREYAAVIKEHGAERLRFVATSASRDAENRDEFVRGVLDILGVEPEVISGDEEAEFSFIGATKELKGRDDLTKPYLVVDIGGGSTELVVGEEHVRAARSVDIGCVRMTERHLVREGVVSDPPTPAQVEAIRADIEDALDLAEQTVPLREAHTLVGLAGSVTTVSAIAQNLPEYDSAAIHHSRISYDRVREITEWLLASTHAERATIPSMHPGRVDVIAAGALVLLSIMERIDAQEVVVSEHDILDGIAWSVA, translated from the coding sequence ATGACCAGGGTCGCTGCCATCGACTGCGGCACCAACTCCATCCGGCTGCTCGTCGCCGACGCGGACCCGGACACCGGGGAACTCGTCGAGCTGGACCGGCGGATGATCATCGTCCGGCTCGGGCAGGGCGTCGACCGGACCGGACGGCTGGCCCCGGAAGCGCTGGAGCGGACGTTCGCGGCGTGTCGTGAGTACGCGGCGGTCATCAAGGAGCACGGGGCCGAGCGGCTCCGGTTCGTCGCCACCTCGGCCTCCCGTGACGCCGAGAACCGCGACGAGTTCGTACGGGGCGTGCTGGACATCCTCGGCGTCGAGCCGGAGGTCATCTCCGGTGACGAGGAGGCGGAGTTCTCCTTCATCGGCGCGACCAAGGAGCTGAAGGGCAGGGACGACCTGACCAAGCCCTACCTCGTCGTGGACATCGGCGGCGGTTCGACCGAACTCGTCGTGGGCGAGGAGCATGTGCGCGCCGCCCGGTCGGTGGACATCGGCTGCGTACGGATGACGGAGCGGCACCTGGTGCGCGAGGGGGTCGTCAGCGATCCGCCGACGCCCGCTCAGGTCGAGGCGATCCGGGCGGACATCGAGGACGCCCTGGACCTCGCCGAGCAGACGGTGCCGCTGCGCGAGGCGCACACGCTGGTCGGGCTCGCCGGCTCGGTGACCACCGTCTCGGCGATCGCCCAGAACCTCCCCGAGTACGACTCGGCCGCGATCCACCACTCCCGCATTTCCTACGACCGGGTCCGCGAGATCACCGAGTGGCTGCTGGCCTCGACGCACGCCGAGCGCGCCACGATTCCCTCGATGCACCCGGGCCGCGTGGACGTCATCGCCGCGGGTGCCCTCGTCCTCCTCTCGATCATGGAGCGGATCGACGCCCAGGAGGTCGTGGTCAGCGAGCACGACATCCTCGACGGGATTGCCTGGTCCGTGGCCTAG
- a CDS encoding NAD(P)/FAD-dependent oxidoreductase, translating to MSTTERPRILVVGGGYVGLYAARRILKKMRYGEATVTVVDPRSYMTYQPFLPEAAAGSISPRHVVVPLRRVLPKAEVLTGRVTTIDQDRKVATIAPLVGEAYELPFDYLVIAMGAVSRTFPIPGLAEQGIGMKGIEESIGLRNHVLEQLDKADSTTDEDVRRKALTFVFIGGGFAGAETIGEVEDMARDAAKYYTNVSREDMRFILVDAADKILPEVGPKLGQYGKEHLESRGVEIYLSTSMDSCVDGHVVLKNGLEVDSSTIVWTAGVKPNPALSRFGLPLGPRGHVDTQATLQVQGTDYIWAAGDNAQVPDVAARKAGVENAWCPPNAQHALRQAKVLGDNVVSGMRGFPQKEYAHSNKGAVAGLGLHKGVAMIVMGKVKIKVKGRLAWYMHRGYHGMAMPTWNRKIRVFADWTLAMFLKREVVSLGAMESPREEFYEAAKPAPAAAAAPAAAKTGEKAKAS from the coding sequence ATGAGCACCACGGAGCGTCCCAGGATCCTCGTAGTAGGCGGTGGGTACGTAGGCCTGTACGCGGCTCGGCGCATCCTCAAGAAGATGCGCTACGGAGAGGCGACCGTCACGGTCGTCGACCCCCGTTCGTACATGACCTACCAGCCCTTCCTCCCCGAAGCCGCCGCCGGCAGCATCTCCCCGCGGCACGTCGTCGTTCCCCTGCGACGCGTGCTCCCCAAGGCGGAGGTCCTCACCGGCCGGGTCACCACCATCGACCAGGACCGCAAGGTCGCCACGATCGCCCCCCTCGTGGGTGAGGCGTACGAGCTGCCTTTCGACTACCTCGTCATCGCGATGGGCGCGGTCTCCCGCACCTTCCCGATCCCCGGCCTCGCCGAGCAGGGCATCGGCATGAAGGGCATCGAGGAGTCCATCGGCCTGCGCAACCACGTACTTGAGCAGCTCGACAAGGCCGACTCCACGACGGACGAGGATGTCCGCCGCAAGGCACTGACCTTCGTCTTCATCGGCGGCGGCTTCGCCGGTGCGGAGACCATCGGCGAGGTCGAGGACATGGCCCGCGACGCGGCCAAGTACTACACGAACGTGTCCCGTGAGGACATGCGCTTCATCCTCGTCGACGCAGCGGACAAGATCCTCCCCGAGGTCGGTCCGAAGCTCGGTCAGTACGGCAAGGAGCACCTGGAGAGCCGCGGGGTCGAGATCTACCTCTCGACGTCGATGGACTCCTGCGTGGACGGCCACGTCGTTCTGAAGAACGGCCTGGAGGTCGACTCCAGCACCATCGTGTGGACGGCCGGCGTCAAGCCGAACCCCGCTCTCTCCCGCTTCGGTCTGCCGCTCGGCCCGCGCGGTCACGTGGACACCCAGGCCACCCTCCAGGTGCAGGGCACGGACTACATCTGGGCCGCCGGTGACAACGCCCAGGTGCCCGACGTCGCCGCCCGCAAGGCCGGTGTCGAGAACGCCTGGTGCCCGCCGAACGCGCAGCACGCGCTGCGGCAGGCGAAGGTGCTCGGCGACAACGTGGTCTCCGGTATGCGGGGCTTCCCGCAGAAGGAGTACGCGCACTCCAACAAGGGTGCGGTGGCCGGGCTCGGCCTCCACAAGGGCGTTGCGATGATCGTCATGGGCAAGGTGAAGATCAAGGTCAAGGGCCGTCTCGCCTGGTACATGCACCGTGGCTACCACGGTATGGCGATGCCGACGTGGAACCGGAAGATCCGGGTCTTCGCCGACTGGACGCTCGCGATGTTCCTCAAGCGTGAGGTCGTCTCGCTGGGGGCCATGGAGTCTCCTCGCGAGGAGTTCTACGAGGCTGCCAAGCCGGCGCCGGCCGCGGCCGCGGCGCCTGCGGCCGCCAAGACCGGGGAGAAGGCCAAGGCCTCCTGA